In a genomic window of Zingiber officinale cultivar Zhangliang chromosome 9B, Zo_v1.1, whole genome shotgun sequence:
- the LOC122024048 gene encoding E3 ubiquitin-protein ligase SDIR1-like isoform X2 codes for MGTLRLLLDQSFVKNILCSGRTDFGLWFIAGARESYFKIRYHHFRSLTSIIMSYVLRGSRIGVETGLPRFIQDRRLTRMQAGVRPVNNNSMAFLLTVLVLFMILNSHQMSPNFLIWLLLVVFLMVTSLRMYATCQQLQAEAHAHAAAASGLLGHTELRLHVPPSIALATRGRLQSLRLQLALLDREFDDLDYDALRALDSDNPPDVPSMTEEEINSLPAHKYKVLSGEGSNSGWKSNGSSFQQASSSSITTSEKRLESGKLNGNFNSQEDELTCSVCLEQVNVGETVRSLPCLHQFHANCIDPWLRQQGTCPVCKHKVNSAWHMTGEDATDMV; via the exons ATGGGAACCCTTCGACTCTTACTCGATCAATCGTTTGTTAAAAACATTCTATGTTCCGGCAGAACCGATTTTG GCTTGTGGTTTATAGCTGGGGCGAGGGAGtcatattttaaaataagatatcatcattttaggtcattgaCATCCATAATCATGAGTTATGTGCTACGGGGAAGCAGGATTGGCGTCGAAACTGGATTGCCAAGATTTATTCAAGATAGGCGATTAACA CGTATGCAGGCGGGCGTTCGACCTGTTAATAACAATTCCATGGCTTTTCTCTTGACGG TCCTTGTGCTCTTCATGATACTAAATTCACATCAGATGTCACCCAACTTTCTG ATTTGGCTTCTCTTGGTGGTGTTTCTGATGGTCACAAGCCTTAGGATGTATGCAACGTGCCAGCAGCTTCAGGCTGAAGCCCATGCTCATGCTGCTGCTGCTAGTGGTTTGCTTGGGCACACAGAGCTGCGATTGCATGTTCCACCATCCATTGCCCTTGCTACAAGAGGGAGGTTACAGAGCCTCAGACTCCAACTTGCCCTTCTTGACCGAGAATTTGATGATTTAG ATTATGATGCCTTAAGAGCATTGGATTCGGATAATCCTCCAGATGTTCCTTCAATGACTGAGGAAGAGATCAATTCTCTTCCTGCACACAAATACAAGGTCTTGTCTGGTGAAGGATCTAACTCTGGATGGAAGAg CAATGGATCATCGTTCCAACaggcatcatcttcttccatAACTACAAGTGAG AAAAGGTTGGAAAGTGGGAAATTAAATGGAAATTTTAATTCTCAAGAAGATGAACTGACATGCAGTGTTTGCTTGGAGCAAGTCAATGTGGGAGAAACAGTACGGAGCTTACCGTGCTTGCATCAG TTTCATGCAAATTGCATTGACCCGTGGTTGCGCCAACAAGGTACATGCCCCGTATGCAAGCACAAAGTGAATTCAGCATGGCATATGACTGGCGAGGATGCAACGGACATGGTCTAG
- the LOC122024048 gene encoding E3 ubiquitin-protein ligase SDIR1-like isoform X6 — MSYVLRGSRIGVETGLPRFIQDRRLTRMQAGVRPVNNNSMAFLLTVLVLFMILNSHQMSPNFLIWLLLVVFLMVTSLRMYATCQQLQAEAHAHAAAASGLLGHTELRLHVPPSIALATRGRLQSLRLQLALLDREFDDLDYDALRALDSDNPPDVPSMTEEEINSLPAHKYKVLSGEGSNSGWKSNGSSFQQASSSSITTSEQKRLESGKLNGNFNSQEDELTCSVCLEQVNVGETVRSLPCLHQFHANCIDPWLRQQGTCPVCKHKVNSAWHMTGEDATDMV; from the exons ATGAGTTATGTGCTACGGGGAAGCAGGATTGGCGTCGAAACTGGATTGCCAAGATTTATTCAAGATAGGCGATTAACA CGTATGCAGGCGGGCGTTCGACCTGTTAATAACAATTCCATGGCTTTTCTCTTGACGG TCCTTGTGCTCTTCATGATACTAAATTCACATCAGATGTCACCCAACTTTCTG ATTTGGCTTCTCTTGGTGGTGTTTCTGATGGTCACAAGCCTTAGGATGTATGCAACGTGCCAGCAGCTTCAGGCTGAAGCCCATGCTCATGCTGCTGCTGCTAGTGGTTTGCTTGGGCACACAGAGCTGCGATTGCATGTTCCACCATCCATTGCCCTTGCTACAAGAGGGAGGTTACAGAGCCTCAGACTCCAACTTGCCCTTCTTGACCGAGAATTTGATGATTTAG ATTATGATGCCTTAAGAGCATTGGATTCGGATAATCCTCCAGATGTTCCTTCAATGACTGAGGAAGAGATCAATTCTCTTCCTGCACACAAATACAAGGTCTTGTCTGGTGAAGGATCTAACTCTGGATGGAAGAg CAATGGATCATCGTTCCAACaggcatcatcttcttccatAACTACAAGTGAG CAGAAAAGGTTGGAAAGTGGGAAATTAAATGGAAATTTTAATTCTCAAGAAGATGAACTGACATGCAGTGTTTGCTTGGAGCAAGTCAATGTGGGAGAAACAGTACGGAGCTTACCGTGCTTGCATCAG TTTCATGCAAATTGCATTGACCCGTGGTTGCGCCAACAAGGTACATGCCCCGTATGCAAGCACAAAGTGAATTCAGCATGGCATATGACTGGCGAGGATGCAACGGACATGGTCTAG
- the LOC122024048 gene encoding E3 ubiquitin-protein ligase SDIR1-like isoform X4, whose translation MFRQNRFWFKIFICLWFIAGARESYFKIRYHHFRSLTSIIMSYVLRGSRIGVETGLPRFIQDRRLTRMQAGVRPVNNNSMAFLLTVLVLFMILNSHQMSPNFLIWLLLVVFLMVTSLRMYATCQQLQAEAHAHAAAASGLLGHTELRLHVPPSIALATRGRLQSLRLQLALLDREFDDLDYDALRALDSDNPPDVPSMTEEEINSLPAHKYKVLSGEGSNSGWKSNGSSFQQASSSSITTSEQKRLESGKLNGNFNSQEDELTCSVCLEQVNVGETVRSLPCLHQFHANCIDPWLRQQGTCPVCKHKVNSAWHMTGEDATDMV comes from the exons ATGTTCCGGCAGAACCGATTTTGGTTTAAAATCTTTATAT GCTTGTGGTTTATAGCTGGGGCGAGGGAGtcatattttaaaataagatatcatcattttaggtcattgaCATCCATAATCATGAGTTATGTGCTACGGGGAAGCAGGATTGGCGTCGAAACTGGATTGCCAAGATTTATTCAAGATAGGCGATTAACA CGTATGCAGGCGGGCGTTCGACCTGTTAATAACAATTCCATGGCTTTTCTCTTGACGG TCCTTGTGCTCTTCATGATACTAAATTCACATCAGATGTCACCCAACTTTCTG ATTTGGCTTCTCTTGGTGGTGTTTCTGATGGTCACAAGCCTTAGGATGTATGCAACGTGCCAGCAGCTTCAGGCTGAAGCCCATGCTCATGCTGCTGCTGCTAGTGGTTTGCTTGGGCACACAGAGCTGCGATTGCATGTTCCACCATCCATTGCCCTTGCTACAAGAGGGAGGTTACAGAGCCTCAGACTCCAACTTGCCCTTCTTGACCGAGAATTTGATGATTTAG ATTATGATGCCTTAAGAGCATTGGATTCGGATAATCCTCCAGATGTTCCTTCAATGACTGAGGAAGAGATCAATTCTCTTCCTGCACACAAATACAAGGTCTTGTCTGGTGAAGGATCTAACTCTGGATGGAAGAg CAATGGATCATCGTTCCAACaggcatcatcttcttccatAACTACAAGTGAG CAGAAAAGGTTGGAAAGTGGGAAATTAAATGGAAATTTTAATTCTCAAGAAGATGAACTGACATGCAGTGTTTGCTTGGAGCAAGTCAATGTGGGAGAAACAGTACGGAGCTTACCGTGCTTGCATCAG TTTCATGCAAATTGCATTGACCCGTGGTTGCGCCAACAAGGTACATGCCCCGTATGCAAGCACAAAGTGAATTCAGCATGGCATATGACTGGCGAGGATGCAACGGACATGGTCTAG
- the LOC122024048 gene encoding E3 ubiquitin-protein ligase SDIR1-like isoform X1, which yields MGTLRLLLDQSFVKNILCSGRTDFGLWFIAGARESYFKIRYHHFRSLTSIIMSYVLRGSRIGVETGLPRFIQDRRLTRMQAGVRPVNNNSMAFLLTVLVLFMILNSHQMSPNFLIWLLLVVFLMVTSLRMYATCQQLQAEAHAHAAAASGLLGHTELRLHVPPSIALATRGRLQSLRLQLALLDREFDDLDYDALRALDSDNPPDVPSMTEEEINSLPAHKYKVLSGEGSNSGWKSNGSSFQQASSSSITTSEQKRLESGKLNGNFNSQEDELTCSVCLEQVNVGETVRSLPCLHQFHANCIDPWLRQQGTCPVCKHKVNSAWHMTGEDATDMV from the exons ATGGGAACCCTTCGACTCTTACTCGATCAATCGTTTGTTAAAAACATTCTATGTTCCGGCAGAACCGATTTTG GCTTGTGGTTTATAGCTGGGGCGAGGGAGtcatattttaaaataagatatcatcattttaggtcattgaCATCCATAATCATGAGTTATGTGCTACGGGGAAGCAGGATTGGCGTCGAAACTGGATTGCCAAGATTTATTCAAGATAGGCGATTAACA CGTATGCAGGCGGGCGTTCGACCTGTTAATAACAATTCCATGGCTTTTCTCTTGACGG TCCTTGTGCTCTTCATGATACTAAATTCACATCAGATGTCACCCAACTTTCTG ATTTGGCTTCTCTTGGTGGTGTTTCTGATGGTCACAAGCCTTAGGATGTATGCAACGTGCCAGCAGCTTCAGGCTGAAGCCCATGCTCATGCTGCTGCTGCTAGTGGTTTGCTTGGGCACACAGAGCTGCGATTGCATGTTCCACCATCCATTGCCCTTGCTACAAGAGGGAGGTTACAGAGCCTCAGACTCCAACTTGCCCTTCTTGACCGAGAATTTGATGATTTAG ATTATGATGCCTTAAGAGCATTGGATTCGGATAATCCTCCAGATGTTCCTTCAATGACTGAGGAAGAGATCAATTCTCTTCCTGCACACAAATACAAGGTCTTGTCTGGTGAAGGATCTAACTCTGGATGGAAGAg CAATGGATCATCGTTCCAACaggcatcatcttcttccatAACTACAAGTGAG CAGAAAAGGTTGGAAAGTGGGAAATTAAATGGAAATTTTAATTCTCAAGAAGATGAACTGACATGCAGTGTTTGCTTGGAGCAAGTCAATGTGGGAGAAACAGTACGGAGCTTACCGTGCTTGCATCAG TTTCATGCAAATTGCATTGACCCGTGGTTGCGCCAACAAGGTACATGCCCCGTATGCAAGCACAAAGTGAATTCAGCATGGCATATGACTGGCGAGGATGCAACGGACATGGTCTAG
- the LOC122024048 gene encoding E3 ubiquitin-protein ligase SDIR1-like isoform X3 codes for MGTLRLLLDQSFVKNILCSGRTDFGLWFIAGARESYFKIRYHHFRSLTSIIMSYVLRGSRIGVETGLPRFIQDRRLTAGVRPVNNNSMAFLLTVLVLFMILNSHQMSPNFLIWLLLVVFLMVTSLRMYATCQQLQAEAHAHAAAASGLLGHTELRLHVPPSIALATRGRLQSLRLQLALLDREFDDLDYDALRALDSDNPPDVPSMTEEEINSLPAHKYKVLSGEGSNSGWKSNGSSFQQASSSSITTSEQKRLESGKLNGNFNSQEDELTCSVCLEQVNVGETVRSLPCLHQFHANCIDPWLRQQGTCPVCKHKVNSAWHMTGEDATDMV; via the exons ATGGGAACCCTTCGACTCTTACTCGATCAATCGTTTGTTAAAAACATTCTATGTTCCGGCAGAACCGATTTTG GCTTGTGGTTTATAGCTGGGGCGAGGGAGtcatattttaaaataagatatcatcattttaggtcattgaCATCCATAATCATGAGTTATGTGCTACGGGGAAGCAGGATTGGCGTCGAAACTGGATTGCCAAGATTTATTCAAGATAGGCGATTAACA GCGGGCGTTCGACCTGTTAATAACAATTCCATGGCTTTTCTCTTGACGG TCCTTGTGCTCTTCATGATACTAAATTCACATCAGATGTCACCCAACTTTCTG ATTTGGCTTCTCTTGGTGGTGTTTCTGATGGTCACAAGCCTTAGGATGTATGCAACGTGCCAGCAGCTTCAGGCTGAAGCCCATGCTCATGCTGCTGCTGCTAGTGGTTTGCTTGGGCACACAGAGCTGCGATTGCATGTTCCACCATCCATTGCCCTTGCTACAAGAGGGAGGTTACAGAGCCTCAGACTCCAACTTGCCCTTCTTGACCGAGAATTTGATGATTTAG ATTATGATGCCTTAAGAGCATTGGATTCGGATAATCCTCCAGATGTTCCTTCAATGACTGAGGAAGAGATCAATTCTCTTCCTGCACACAAATACAAGGTCTTGTCTGGTGAAGGATCTAACTCTGGATGGAAGAg CAATGGATCATCGTTCCAACaggcatcatcttcttccatAACTACAAGTGAG CAGAAAAGGTTGGAAAGTGGGAAATTAAATGGAAATTTTAATTCTCAAGAAGATGAACTGACATGCAGTGTTTGCTTGGAGCAAGTCAATGTGGGAGAAACAGTACGGAGCTTACCGTGCTTGCATCAG TTTCATGCAAATTGCATTGACCCGTGGTTGCGCCAACAAGGTACATGCCCCGTATGCAAGCACAAAGTGAATTCAGCATGGCATATGACTGGCGAGGATGCAACGGACATGGTCTAG
- the LOC122024048 gene encoding E3 ubiquitin-protein ligase SDIR1-like isoform X5, translating to MGLWFIAGARESYFKIRYHHFRSLTSIIMSYVLRGSRIGVETGLPRFIQDRRLTRMQAGVRPVNNNSMAFLLTVLVLFMILNSHQMSPNFLIWLLLVVFLMVTSLRMYATCQQLQAEAHAHAAAASGLLGHTELRLHVPPSIALATRGRLQSLRLQLALLDREFDDLDYDALRALDSDNPPDVPSMTEEEINSLPAHKYKVLSGEGSNSGWKSNGSSFQQASSSSITTSEQKRLESGKLNGNFNSQEDELTCSVCLEQVNVGETVRSLPCLHQFHANCIDPWLRQQGTCPVCKHKVNSAWHMTGEDATDMV from the exons ATGG GCTTGTGGTTTATAGCTGGGGCGAGGGAGtcatattttaaaataagatatcatcattttaggtcattgaCATCCATAATCATGAGTTATGTGCTACGGGGAAGCAGGATTGGCGTCGAAACTGGATTGCCAAGATTTATTCAAGATAGGCGATTAACA CGTATGCAGGCGGGCGTTCGACCTGTTAATAACAATTCCATGGCTTTTCTCTTGACGG TCCTTGTGCTCTTCATGATACTAAATTCACATCAGATGTCACCCAACTTTCTG ATTTGGCTTCTCTTGGTGGTGTTTCTGATGGTCACAAGCCTTAGGATGTATGCAACGTGCCAGCAGCTTCAGGCTGAAGCCCATGCTCATGCTGCTGCTGCTAGTGGTTTGCTTGGGCACACAGAGCTGCGATTGCATGTTCCACCATCCATTGCCCTTGCTACAAGAGGGAGGTTACAGAGCCTCAGACTCCAACTTGCCCTTCTTGACCGAGAATTTGATGATTTAG ATTATGATGCCTTAAGAGCATTGGATTCGGATAATCCTCCAGATGTTCCTTCAATGACTGAGGAAGAGATCAATTCTCTTCCTGCACACAAATACAAGGTCTTGTCTGGTGAAGGATCTAACTCTGGATGGAAGAg CAATGGATCATCGTTCCAACaggcatcatcttcttccatAACTACAAGTGAG CAGAAAAGGTTGGAAAGTGGGAAATTAAATGGAAATTTTAATTCTCAAGAAGATGAACTGACATGCAGTGTTTGCTTGGAGCAAGTCAATGTGGGAGAAACAGTACGGAGCTTACCGTGCTTGCATCAG TTTCATGCAAATTGCATTGACCCGTGGTTGCGCCAACAAGGTACATGCCCCGTATGCAAGCACAAAGTGAATTCAGCATGGCATATGACTGGCGAGGATGCAACGGACATGGTCTAG
- the LOC122024048 gene encoding E3 ubiquitin-protein ligase SDIR1-like isoform X7: MSYVLRGSRIGVETGLPRFIQDRRLTRMQAGVRPVNNNSMAFLLTVLVLFMILNSHQMSPNFLIWLLLVVFLMVTSLRMYATCQQLQAEAHAHAAAASGLLGHTELRLHVPPSIALATRGRLQSLRLQLALLDREFDDLDYDALRALDSDNPPDVPSMTEEEINSLPAHKYKVLSGEGSNSGWKSNGSSFQQASSSSITTSEKRLESGKLNGNFNSQEDELTCSVCLEQVNVGETVRSLPCLHQFHANCIDPWLRQQGTCPVCKHKVNSAWHMTGEDATDMV, translated from the exons ATGAGTTATGTGCTACGGGGAAGCAGGATTGGCGTCGAAACTGGATTGCCAAGATTTATTCAAGATAGGCGATTAACA CGTATGCAGGCGGGCGTTCGACCTGTTAATAACAATTCCATGGCTTTTCTCTTGACGG TCCTTGTGCTCTTCATGATACTAAATTCACATCAGATGTCACCCAACTTTCTG ATTTGGCTTCTCTTGGTGGTGTTTCTGATGGTCACAAGCCTTAGGATGTATGCAACGTGCCAGCAGCTTCAGGCTGAAGCCCATGCTCATGCTGCTGCTGCTAGTGGTTTGCTTGGGCACACAGAGCTGCGATTGCATGTTCCACCATCCATTGCCCTTGCTACAAGAGGGAGGTTACAGAGCCTCAGACTCCAACTTGCCCTTCTTGACCGAGAATTTGATGATTTAG ATTATGATGCCTTAAGAGCATTGGATTCGGATAATCCTCCAGATGTTCCTTCAATGACTGAGGAAGAGATCAATTCTCTTCCTGCACACAAATACAAGGTCTTGTCTGGTGAAGGATCTAACTCTGGATGGAAGAg CAATGGATCATCGTTCCAACaggcatcatcttcttccatAACTACAAGTGAG AAAAGGTTGGAAAGTGGGAAATTAAATGGAAATTTTAATTCTCAAGAAGATGAACTGACATGCAGTGTTTGCTTGGAGCAAGTCAATGTGGGAGAAACAGTACGGAGCTTACCGTGCTTGCATCAG TTTCATGCAAATTGCATTGACCCGTGGTTGCGCCAACAAGGTACATGCCCCGTATGCAAGCACAAAGTGAATTCAGCATGGCATATGACTGGCGAGGATGCAACGGACATGGTCTAG